The following DNA comes from Mucilaginibacter jinjuensis.
GCTAATGTCATAGTCTCCAGATCAAATGAGCCCGGCGTTCTCCAGGTACTGATCAACTCAGCTTGTTTCTTATTAGATTCGGGCTTGCCGGTAGCTGTGTTGTAGTTGAGCACATCTCCCCTTTCCATAGCAGAGCGGATGAGGTGAAAATTGCCATGCTGATCACGGATACCTACATCTACACGGCCTGATGCTACTGAAACCTGGTATTGTTTTGTAAGATCGTATGCACGGATGTTAAAGGAAGTTCCGATATCGCGTGTAACTAAATTGCCGGAAACTACGCTGAACGGACGGGCAGTATCATGCTTTACCTTGAAGAAGGCCTCTCCCTTATCCAGGTAAACTATCCTCTTTTTATCTTGCTTAATTAATGGAATCCGGACAGTTGTGGCGGCGTTAAGCCAAACCTCGGTACTATCGTCGAGCTTGATTTTTTTGACCTGCGCATTGGCAGTAATAATAGTTTGATAAGACTGCTTTATAGTAACGTGCAGACCTTGCTTTCTGTAAAAGATACCGGCTATTGTAAACAACACGCCGATTGAACATGCAGCTTTAAACCAAACGGTGGAAGTCCACAGCTCACGTACTCTTGAATTGGAAATGCCTTGAGTAAGGCGTAGATTTAATTCCTGATAGATGCGTTTTTCGGTATCAGGATCATTCAGAATTTCTGCATCAGGGCCGTCTTCATAATTTTGAAACCAGTCGTCAACCAGTTTCTTTTCATGATCATCAATTTGTCCCTGCTCGTACTTACTGAACAGTTGCTTTAGCTGCGTATACTTTGGGTTCTTCATTCAGCACTATTAGTGCTCGAACCGCCCAAAAGTACTTTAAGAAGGTGTTAAGTTTACATTAAACCTTCTACCACCTGAAATACCAGGAATGAGAAGTAAATGAGCGAGCCTTGCTCCATGCAAATACGCAACCTTTTTAGGGCTTCTGAAATATTATTTTTAACGGTTTGTTCTGACAAGCCAAGTTCGACAGCAATTTCTCTGATCGATTTATCCTCAAACCGGCTCAATTGAAAGCACTTACGCATATTGGAAGGCATTTTAGATAACTCCTCGTCAACAGTATGCTTTACTTCTTTTAATAAGATCTGATCATCCGGCTGGGCCGACCGCTGAATGTTCTCCAATAAAACATCAGCGCCGACTAATCTTATTTTATCCTTCCGGAACCCCATCATTACATTACTCCGGGCTACCGTATTTAAATAGGGCATAAAAGATTCCTGGGCATAAAGAACTTCCCTGTTTTTCCAGATGTATAAAAAAACGTCCTGTAAAATATCTTTGGTCTGGCTTTCGTCCTGGGTTAAACGGTAAACAAACGAAAAAAGCTTCTTCCAGTACCTGTTAAAAAGTACGTGAAACGCGTCTTCATCGCCCAGGGCCATAGCCTCTAATAATGCCTGATCTGATTGGTTTATCATAAAAAATGTCACACTTCCTGCCTACAGTAATAGGAAAAGCATATTTAACGCTCTGTTTATGGGCTGGCCATACGCTCGCATCCGTATGGTCATTCAATAGTTTGCCACAAAATTATCCCTGTGAGGTAAAGTCTATGTTAGAGCGACATTAATAAAAGGCACATTGTGTAACAACCTTGTAGAACTAGTGCTTAAGGCAGGTGAGGTAAGTGGATGAGCCACTATCAAAGCGCCTGTTCCGGGTTTCGAAACAGGCGCTTTTTTATTTTAAGTTGATATCAGAGATCCATTGATCGGCCAGTCCGAATTGTTTATTGGGTTGATCGGATGCCGTTATCGTTAATGTTCCACCCTGCATAATTTCCTGGTGGGTTAACCAATTTCTGTTAATGATTTTACCGTTGAGTTTAACAGATTGAATGTATTTATTATGTTCGGCATAGTTAACCACATTAATCCTGAAACTTTTACCACCTGGCCAGTTCAGCTCAACCTGGTTAAAAAGCGGCACATTTAAATAATAAACCGGCCAGCCCACACAAGCCGGCGAAAAACCACAAGCGGCAAAAACAAACCAGCCCGACATAGCCCCGGCATCATCATCCATGGTGCGCACATAGGTATCGGGCTTGTTCTGGTAAATTACATCAACAAAGGGATCTATACCCCGGCTGTTATCATTAAAATAGTATTGCACCACGGTATCCACAGCATATTTATGCATCATAGCCTGCGATTTGTAAGGCTCTAAAGATGCGTTGTACATCAGTGGAACCTGGATATCAGGCTCATTGGCGTGGTTATAATAATCATTGTTAAAAAACTGATCGAGCTGTTTGATATTAGTTTGTGGGCCGCCAATCAGTTCAGTTAAGCCTTTTATATCAAATGGCACAAACCAGCGGTATTGCCATACCGTACCCTGATACAAGCCACGGGCAGGGATACGATCAACATCGTTCTTGGTAATATCTTTAAAATCTTTGTTCCAGTAATCTTTATAACCCAGTGCTTTTTGTTTGTACTGATTGCTTAACTCGGTTTTACCCGTAATAGCCAGTATTTGCGATAGTGCCCAGGCATCGTAGCTCGATTCCAGAGCCTTATCGGGATGC
Coding sequences within:
- a CDS encoding FecR family protein, whose product is MKNPKYTQLKQLFSKYEQGQIDDHEKKLVDDWFQNYEDGPDAEILNDPDTEKRIYQELNLRLTQGISNSRVRELWTSTVWFKAACSIGVLFTIAGIFYRKQGLHVTIKQSYQTIITANAQVKKIKLDDSTEVWLNAATTVRIPLIKQDKKRIVYLDKGEAFFKVKHDTARPFSVVSGNLVTRDIGTSFNIRAYDLTKQYQVSVASGRVDVGIRDQHGNFHLIRSAMERGDVLNYNTATGKPESNKKQAELISTWRTPGSFDLETMTLAQIGDELARHFNVSVKVNHPQFDPTAYTFHLANQNLHQVLQRLTLTTGMSYSLDNNHLIINAPDKRMK
- a CDS encoding RNA polymerase sigma factor; this encodes MINQSDQALLEAMALGDEDAFHVLFNRYWKKLFSFVYRLTQDESQTKDILQDVFLYIWKNREVLYAQESFMPYLNTVARSNVMMGFRKDKIRLVGADVLLENIQRSAQPDDQILLKEVKHTVDEELSKMPSNMRKCFQLSRFEDKSIREIAVELGLSEQTVKNNISEALKRLRICMEQGSLIYFSFLVFQVVEGLM